A genomic region of Verrucomicrobiia bacterium contains the following coding sequences:
- a CDS encoding NCS1 family nucleobase:cation symporter-1, whose amino-acid sequence MNAPIQELEGVRVTNGIHEVTGNISHSPYWNEDIAPTLVKDRKWGMKDIAALWISMSACIPTYMLASSLISEGMNWYQAVLTIFFGNAIVLVPMILNAHAGTKYGIPFPVYCRASFGIRGANIPALLRAFVACGWFGIQTWIGGWAIYKIVTIYVPAWDSLPTWWGGINIAQFACFMFFWGINMFVIYKGIESIRILLDIKAPLLILLGLALLAWAYHEAGGFGPMLSQPSAFVPGGPKAGQFWLVFLPALTGMIGYWATLSLNIPDFTRYSRTQRDQVIGQAVGLPTTMALYSFIGVAVTSATIVIYGSTIWDPVVLITKFKSPVVLGISLFALCLATLATNLAANVVSPANDFSNLWPSKITFRIGGLITGIIGILIEPWKLVADPSGYIFTWLVGYSALLGPIGGILICDYFVIRRTKLNPIQLYLRDGQYFYGSGFNPAAVVALVLGIAPNVPGFLGTIKVLDPASVGPFLMHLYSYAWFAGFFISFVVYWAWMALVRKPQTAR is encoded by the coding sequence ATGAACGCACCCATCCAGGAACTCGAAGGCGTCCGCGTCACGAACGGCATTCACGAGGTCACGGGGAATATCTCTCATTCACCCTACTGGAACGAGGACATCGCGCCGACGTTGGTGAAAGACCGCAAGTGGGGCATGAAGGACATCGCGGCGCTGTGGATTTCGATGTCCGCGTGTATCCCGACCTACATGCTCGCCTCGTCGCTCATCTCCGAGGGCATGAACTGGTACCAAGCGGTGCTCACGATTTTTTTCGGCAACGCCATCGTGTTGGTGCCAATGATTCTCAACGCGCACGCGGGCACGAAATACGGGATCCCCTTCCCCGTGTACTGCCGCGCGTCGTTTGGTATTCGCGGCGCGAATATCCCCGCCCTGTTGCGCGCATTTGTCGCGTGCGGCTGGTTCGGCATCCAGACCTGGATCGGCGGGTGGGCGATTTACAAGATCGTCACCATCTACGTGCCCGCGTGGGATTCTCTGCCAACTTGGTGGGGCGGCATCAATATCGCGCAGTTCGCCTGCTTCATGTTTTTCTGGGGCATCAACATGTTCGTCATTTACAAGGGCATCGAATCGATCCGCATCCTCCTCGATATCAAGGCTCCCCTGCTCATCCTCCTCGGCCTGGCGTTGCTCGCCTGGGCCTACCATGAGGCGGGCGGTTTCGGGCCGATGCTCTCGCAGCCTTCGGCGTTCGTGCCGGGTGGCCCTAAAGCCGGGCAATTCTGGCTGGTGTTTCTCCCGGCGTTGACCGGCATGATCGGCTATTGGGCAACTCTTTCCTTGAACATCCCCGATTTCACCCGGTACTCGCGCACGCAGCGTGACCAGGTTATCGGCCAGGCGGTTGGGCTGCCGACAACGATGGCGCTCTACTCCTTTATCGGTGTGGCTGTCACCTCCGCAACAATAGTAATCTATGGCTCGACCATATGGGATCCGGTGGTGTTGATTACCAAGTTCAAAAGCCCGGTCGTACTTGGTATTTCGTTGTTCGCCCTGTGCCTCGCAACGCTGGCAACCAATCTCGCCGCGAATGTCGTCAGCCCCGCCAATGACTTCTCGAACCTGTGGCCGTCAAAAATCACGTTCCGTATCGGCGGCCTCATCACCGGCATCATTGGCATCCTGATCGAGCCATGGAAACTGGTGGCTGATCCCAGCGGTTACATTTTCACATGGTTGGTGGGTTATTCTGCCCTGCTCGGGCCCATCGGCGGCATTCTGATCTGCGACTACTTCGTAATCCGCCGTACGAAGCTGAACCCGATTCAGCTCTATTTGCGCGACGGCCAGTATTTTTACGGCAGCGGCTTCAACCCTGCCGCTGTCGTGGCGTTGGTGCTCGGCATCGCGCCGAACGTGCCCGGCTTCCTTGGCACCATCAAGGTGTTGGACCCCGCGAGCGTCGGCCCATTCTTGATGCACCTCTACAGCTACGCCTGGTTCGCCGGCTTCTTCATTTCATTCGTTGTGTACTGGGCCTGGATGGCCCTCGTGCGCAAACCGCAAACTGCGAGGTAA
- a CDS encoding aspartate aminotransferase family protein, translated as MKPTETLTPDQIGQMRDEYILPSTMKYFPINIVKGDMQFVYDDKGNKYLDGFSAVVTISVGHCHPEVTGPAIEQMKNLQHMTTLYYHPNLVRYAEKMATIMPGGLKVSFFTNSGCEANELAALLAKNYTKQTEFVGLRHSFHGRTLMAMTLTGQSKWRHSLPYVFGVTHISPGYCYRCPFGLKYPSCNVACARELEDVIKYNTSGKIAAFIAEPIQGFGGVIDPPKEYFEITYDIVKKYGGVFISDEVQTGFGRTGDKWWGIEHWGVKPDMITMAKGMGNGIPLGGVTCTKEIAESMREKVHFNTYGGNPVSMATGLAVIETIERNNYMHNAQVQGDRLAAGFDKLVRDHTIVGEHRGKGLMRGLEIVKDKESKEVAPQHVQRAMELCKDRGLLIGRGGMAANTIRIKPPLCITNTDTDFILKTLDEVFTIIEKG; from the coding sequence ATGAAACCCACTGAAACTTTGACGCCCGACCAGATCGGGCAAATGCGCGACGAATATATCCTGCCCAGCACGATGAAGTATTTTCCGATAAACATCGTCAAGGGCGACATGCAGTTCGTGTATGACGACAAGGGCAACAAGTATCTCGACGGATTTTCCGCCGTCGTCACGATCAGCGTGGGCCATTGCCATCCCGAGGTGACCGGCCCGGCCATCGAGCAGATGAAGAATCTGCAGCACATGACCACGCTGTACTATCACCCGAACCTCGTCCGCTACGCCGAAAAAATGGCGACGATCATGCCGGGCGGCTTGAAGGTCAGCTTCTTCACCAACAGCGGTTGCGAAGCCAATGAACTGGCCGCGCTCCTCGCGAAGAATTACACCAAGCAGACGGAATTCGTCGGCCTGCGCCACAGTTTCCATGGACGCACGCTGATGGCCATGACGTTGACCGGCCAATCGAAATGGCGGCACTCGTTGCCGTACGTCTTCGGCGTGACCCACATTTCGCCGGGCTACTGCTACCGCTGCCCGTTCGGCTTGAAGTATCCCTCGTGCAACGTCGCCTGCGCGCGCGAGCTCGAGGACGTTATCAAGTACAACACGTCCGGCAAGATCGCCGCGTTCATCGCGGAACCGATCCAGGGATTTGGCGGCGTGATCGATCCGCCCAAGGAATATTTCGAAATCACCTACGATATCGTCAAGAAGTACGGCGGCGTGTTCATCTCCGACGAAGTCCAGACGGGCTTCGGGCGCACGGGCGACAAATGGTGGGGCATCGAGCATTGGGGCGTGAAGCCCGACATGATCACGATGGCCAAGGGCATGGGCAACGGCATTCCGCTCGGCGGCGTGACCTGCACCAAGGAAATTGCCGAGTCGATGCGCGAGAAGGTCCACTTCAATACCTACGGCGGCAATCCCGTTTCGATGGCCACCGGCCTCGCGGTCATCGAAACCATCGAACGCAACAACTACATGCACAACGCCCAGGTCCAGGGCGACCGTCTCGCCGCCGGCTTCGACAAGCTGGTTCGGGACCACACGATCGTCGGCGAACATCGAGGCAAAGGCCTCATGCGCGGCCTCGAGATCGTGAAGGACAAGGAATCGAAAGAAGTCGCCCCGCAACACGTCCAGCGCGCGATGGAGCTCTGTAAAGATCGCGGCCTGCTCATCGGCCGCGGCGGCATGGCCGCCAACACCATCCGCATCAAACCCCCACTCTGCATCACCAACACCGACACCGATTTCATCCTCAAGACCCTCGACGAAGTTTTCACGATAATCGAGAAGGGGTAG